The sequence ttCCTTTGGAGATTCAATATGGGCAAAGGAAACAGTTATAATGGATTAACAATAAGatcaaaaattaatgataaaagaccattaaaactagaaatgaatCTGAGGAAGTATAATTCTGatctagtaataatatttatttatgatttgagtGAAAGCTATCATTTGTACACTGGTGTACCAAAATAACCATTTGTTAAAATCTGAATTATCACATTCACTATATGGATTACAGATCAAAGATCTAAcgataaatataatactaatgaTTACTACAAGATTTTGTAAGGTTATTTTCagtattcaacaaaaatttataacatttttatttgaaactattACAAATCACTATGAAAAGGCAAAGAAGATGTTCACTTCACTGTAAGATTTAAAACTTGAAATAGGTATTGTGTTTAAAGACATGACAATCTTCAAACACAGCTCAGATTGCAATTTGTGGAAGTTTAAAcgtgttaaatgttaaaataacagctctaaaaatattgctttattttaaacaaacaaattattaaatgaaaaatggattaaatttaaacagacaaaaaagttgttaataataccagtaaaaatatacaagataatggatttaaatttgtaaagaatattttttttcatttattaagcaggtaaatttaataatactcaaAGGAaattgagaataataaataaaaattatgattttgaaacTGGCAATAATATACATCAAGTTGGTTATAGAAAATACAAAGttatttagatataaaagaaaattatcattttaaaaaaggttattttatttcaaataccagtaaaaatataaatccaaatgTAACCTAATTTGacataatcatatttaattaataacaaaaatagttattctgtcatttataataaaaatatctgtgaaATGAATTATACACAATCTCTTTGGGAGAATTATAATGGTACCTCTGATAATAATAGCAATGAAAAGGTTaagttgaattacaaaaataatacagtagaAACAACAGgttgaatttatatattagtcatttatactacatttttaatgtttatacttAAATAGATCCATCAACAGCATAAgcaagataaataaacaaactggaATCATTAATACAACTATTAGCTCAATATtttgattggtttaaaaaaactgaagactGAGTGAGTGACTACATCAGTCAATTTAAACTGCTGGAGTAGATTTAAGTACTGAAGATGTCCAGTTGCAGTCTGATTAACATAAACAATTTCTTAATGCTACATCATTTAGTGTTATTGGCAACTATGATACACTGAAAGCCATCCTATTGCAATAAATGCTATCAAaggatttcttaatataattgtaacatttattacaagacaaaatggttttataataattcaggtttattagaaatattcaaGAAAGCATAAACCAGTTTGTTTGTTCATTAAGATATCACAGATATCTTGTAGAACACAGGTTCAACAACTTGGTTAGCTACCACCTTTTAGAGTAATTCCATCCTGAACATTTTCTTTGTGTGCAGTAGACCTTGGCGGCTCAATTATGAATCATAGTGGCAGGGAGAGATCTAAAACCTTAAGTAAGGCTTATCTTGCTATTTAAATGTCTTCCTACCAAGGCTATTCATATGAATTTAGTATCTGACTTGACTTCAGTCATTTATTACAACCTTTAAAAGATGTATAACAATTAAGGTATACACCTACTCAAGTCTTTTCTCACAACGGTTTCAATTTGTGACAAAAATAATGTCATAAATTATATCAACTTTTAAATTCAGGATCACTATCACCAGGACTCTGTTTCATTGTATGTCCGTTCATGTTTTCATATGAACCCAGTTaccaaaaaattgcatttttccGCTTAAGCCATTTtgtaactacttcaaaatatCATGCAATCTATTTGCAGCAACACCATTTATCACATAATCCGTCTGTTGGAGATTTAGTATTAATTACAGAGAATACTTCACCATACATTGGAAGCATCACATACATCCACATTGTGCCAATTATTCACAACTACAGTTATCCTAGTTTTCCTATCAAGTTATTCATATTGTGCAAGTAACACATTATTCAGTTTCTGACAACCTAGAAGTGTTGTTGATTTAGATACTCTTAATGGTCAATTTTGAAGATCTGTGCATTAATTGTTTAATACCAATCTCTAATGATTTGAGTTTATTATTTGCATACTTTATTGttgttacaatttcatttaatttgtatctcATAATATGActgatttgatatttatataccATTGCTATTGTAATTCCATTGATttgttttctcaaaaatataattattggtatgttcataaattttgtttaattgtttgtaaCTCATTCTGCATATTCATATTAACTAATTGTAATATGTTCATATAGCTCTTACCACCAGACAGTCTACAGACTAGTTACTGtactacatacatacacacatgcatataacacgtacatacgtacacacacaaCTATATGATTCGGCCTAGTCACCAAACTTGTTTGATTCAATCTCTTATAGTGTCCCAAGATTTTACTAGAgactatttaatcatttattcaaGGTGTTTGCGACACTAGagattatttattcaatcattCAATATATTGATTGAGATTTTTTACACATTAAGAAGATGCAAATGAGCTATATGACCATTATgcattataattacataatcattATTCTACTACGTATGAAATGAGAATGAATCCAATTTTAAGCAAAGTATAGATTcagtaatttaattgtaatattatatttaacagatattCACATTTAAACTTGTTTATTGTTCTGTAATATGGCATTATCTATGcagcattatatattatattatttattcattgactacaatatataatacattcatttacatttagcatattaatattacaattcaagaattattataatgttcattttgatattataaaagaTCACCCACATGATTTTGGCAAACAGTATGTTCAGATGCAACTCCATACCTTCACgcagctcctgacgattcacacagctcctggcggTTCACTTGGCTCCATCTACATTATATTAGCCAGCTACGCAATAGATTCTGGCAGTTTCTGACCATCATTCATAAACTCATTTATGTGTGTtacaattctaatattgtttagtcaaaatttatacttcataccattaacatgtaaattacacatattcttcaacaatataacatacacattaggttaaatctgaaatatattaatatataatgatcgttataacttatgaaaatataGTCTTTGAACATAACTGAACAATGTATTTTGTTTACCATGAAATATGAACCAGCAAAATTAATACACAGAATACACCTACCAAGGTATGGCACCAAGTCGGTTTTTATTCAACATATAGGAAGTTTTTGTCTGTCAGAGTGGCTCTCTTGTTATTGAACTGTAGTATACAAAGGAGAGTGTTGTCAAACAACTCGTCACCAATATGTATGAGATACCACATAAGtgaaagaacatatttttatagatttttttcaaaatgtctgTACAAGATTTCATGAATGGAATCCAAGAGCCCAAACATCCATGGCACAGCTGGTCTTTCTTGACGTACCTCTCTATGCCCAATGACCATCTCAATACATTGGTGATCGCTGAGAGTCTCTGCTACTGCTCTAGCTGCCTTCTCTTTTGTTGTAAAAGCGTCTAtatcttttatgttaattaattaattaatttcttataaaaatctatctaaaatgAAACTTGGGAAGAAATGTCTAGTGTTAACACAATTGTAGATGATTTAATTGATTCTTTTTCAAATAAAccccattatataaaaaatgcaacTGATAAAAACATAATACCTCATAAATCTAAacctttaaaaaactgataacaatTGAGTTAATTAAATCTATAAGAAAGAGTGATCAAATGTTCAAGAAACTTCCTTTTAACACTGTTTtaataactgaatataaaaaatatagaaatcttCAAACTTCTGTAACAATCTAagtatgaatattataataaaaaaatgttgcagtTTAAAGgtagcagtaaaaaaaattgggaatgtATAATTGAACTTTTGTACATTAAATGCAAGGGTGAATCTCCTAAAAGAGACATTCggatatcttaaataaatattttgcagatGTAGGTAAAATATACTCATATGCAAAAAGTTAATGAATGAAAATGCTAATATCTTAGATTATGATAAGTATTTTGATTTGGCACTATCAATATTCTCTGCtgtgtgtaacccatttttcctcaagtaaacttgcaacaaaagaaggaaacattcttccataagattgcaacactttttgaacactgtatatgctagaatggataaataaataaggaattcCATTAATAACTTACACTTgctttcattattgaaatttttacaggtgttataaaaaatcaatttaagaagATGAATTTTGAGTACAAAGTAAATAGAATCAAAGTTCTATCAGAAACATTAGAATTTTTgggttgtttataattttttttaattgtcaattctttcaatttaaatttaatttttttttaaattagtttatttagtaaCAGTCAAATTGTCaaaaatttcatgttatattttGGTTTGGTCAGTGACATTTCAATGTTATATAGGAGAAAAGTATATTTCAGGCAATTATAATtactcaagaaaatatttttaaaatactaatttatttattaatttaatgcttAAAGTTAACACGGGCGAAACTTAACTTCTTCTTATCTTCTTTGTAGAGACTGTTgactctttcaatttttttttgcacataTCTTACTATACAACTACTCTAAAATCCTATCTACTAAATAATTATAGATGATATGCTTGGTCAATAtgctattttcaaaaaagaaagtaGAATGTAAAGTCGATTAAAACGACAACTCTTTAAATCATCTCAACTCATctcattagtttttcttttttctatcttcAGAAACTGCTGCTGCTGTTGTCATCCTGATACTAGCTGATGTTACtgctggcatttttttttttattagttgcatGTGTTTAGAATCTAGTTGAAAAGTATGTTGAATTTGAGTTATCTTCATTTTCAATCAGTTCATTTTGCATATCAGTTTGGGTTTGCTTATTTATAATCTTTGAGTGTATATAAATATCCAGTCAATTATTGTGAATGTCTAGCACAACTAAGTTTTGTTAATGTCAGTGATTTTGTGATTTATGTCAATGAGATGGTTGTCAAATCTTAATTATTTGTTGATATAGAGAGCTTATGTGTGTGCTGTACCTTAGTCTGAAGGCacgtatttgtttttgtttgaaaaatattggaTATTATGCAATAGGAGCACTTTACAAATTCCTGAGCCattgtatttgttttatgattgggttctgtgtttaattatttgtattattttagattttgttcTAAAGGTCACAATGTATCCAGATTTTTTGTTTGTGACTTATTTTTTGGGggctttatttatatatgttagtgTGATATAGTTTTTGTTTGTATTGGAGTATGTcaaagattatatattatatattatatttgtttgtacctggtaggtattttattatgtttaattccTGTGTGTGGTTTTCAGGAAACATGAATGTGTAGACTAGGCTGTGGATCTTGAATCAAAAAGCAAATACATTGTTCGAGGTATTTGAATGAAAGTGTTcactgttgttatttttatatcattatgctttgatttttactttttgcatTTGTGtggtcaaacaaatttttttatattgtattcataTTCAAAAAGATTTCAGATTCAGAAAAACATATTGCAGAAAACTTTTTACTTGGACACTGGAATAGGTGAGCACACATTAATGattcttaacagaaaaataaatttttgaaattgctttattacaaaataatttacataaaatagaaagctttataaatatttattgaaaaaacttattacattaaaagaaatacagaatgagataaaattacaatatttatgtcAGTTTATCAGTATATGTAAAACATTCAAACATATTCAAGTGAAAGGTCAAAAGTTACTATTTatctaaatgataaaaattaaattctttgttgttattaatcatgaatgtacatattttaacaaaaaaaaaaaaataaatatatatatatatatatatatatatatatatatatatatgataaaattacaatatttatgtcAGTTTATCAGTATATGTAAAACATTCAAACATATTCAAGTGAAAGGTCAAAAGTTACTATTTatctaaatgataaaaattaaattctttgttgttattaatcatgaatgtacatattttaacaaaaaaaaaaaaatatatatatatatatattatatatataaagcaaaatttaatgaaataatagtgaaaaatgtcaaaataatgaaatgattcaTTAATTCTGGCATTACATCTCATTCatgatttcattgtaatatttattagaaaaatacaagtaaaacatTACTTACACAactttttgttatatcttttagACTCTAAATAAACATGCACCaattgtatgattatttttataactacaaatGTGTATCTGATATAAAACTAcgaactataatttaatttaataatcctaCATatgtctaacaaaaaaaaaataactttactaatcCCTGAATGAATAACATGTTAAATTGAACTACACCAAACATctaatttgtaaattgttaatgTATCAGATGGGCCggaatatttcacttttttttaaaaattatcataaaaggcTGTGTTCTTCACTTTTTAAAGTATGACAAATCCTTACATATTAATTTCTAAGCTACATAACTgcctttttagtaaatttaacaatttaaaatataaataatcacaaAACTAATCCTACAATTCTGCTTACTAAAGCATACTTTTacctaataatagtaaattttttaacaccTGCATCAActcttgttatatatattttataacctgTGAACAATCATCAGTTAACTATCACCACTCATATGATCTAGTTCAGATTAAATGTGATTCATAGTTAGTTATTTAAGCAAACTCAATAACTAATACaaagtagaatataattttacatagttGTCCAAAAAAAAGTCAATTGAATGGTGAGACTTATGTGCATTAATGATTTAGAGTAATtactaaatatcataaatttattattaaaaaatggactaaataaaaaatattacattctacttatttttcttgtaaattaaatttaatatgtcaGATGAAATAGAATCAATAAGTTGAAGTGTGTATAGATTTTCAGTTACATCTACAtgtaaaattaacatgaaaatttagttcttatagaaaattttactcGAAGTAGGGAATatgtttataattcataaaacgtAATACTGATGttcataaaataactgaataataaataatacagttagtaaatgatagaatatttactttttttttgtgaaaattgtaagtaaaaattttcacaaaaaaaaattaaagaaattttttcagatttttttttttattatgttctttttACTCATTTCATACAAGTAGCAGTTCTCATATATATACTAGTAGTTCtttaactcattttattaatatataagtagCAGAAAATGGTATACTTGTTTACAATTTTAGTTCTAAATTTAGGTTAGTATATGCTTAAGTTAATGACTAAAACTCCTAattcaacaattaattataatccaaACCCCCACTACACACTTTGTTGTTGCGGTAGAATCATATTCTATAATTATCtctcttcattttcatattttttctaagttaaagacattttatcttttataacttttttataaaaaatactaatggtTAAATTATTATCTGATATACCCATTAACAAATTAGATAAGATTCatcatattttattagataaaatgatgGGCATAGATAAGATGAATTTAGTAAGAATTTTTACAACCAGACAAAAAGTACAAACTGATTATAAAAGTGAACAGTCAGCCACTTTAACCCattcattttatatgtttagTTATCATGCTGACTTcattattaatgttgtaattgGTGTTTTAACACAACTCAATTCATATTGAAcaataataattgcattattttgatatcattctttattttgatgattaccaaaatataatgaaataaaatgaacaatttgtttaatttaaattttgtatatttaaattatagaatttatattactttgtaaaaaaacttgTGTCTAATTTTTCTACATCAGTTttagtgttaaaataatatatgatctGTCTAAATGTCTTTTCACTTGGTTAATCTATCAATCACCTCCACCTCCCATCATCAACAAGTTGGAAGCCATGTTTAGAAGTGCTGCTGGCATTGCCATCATTTTCATCATCATTTGACCACCACCCTTCATACCACCACCCATCATTTGTGGTGGGCAATTGTGTCCTCCCATCATCATTCCACCACCCATCATTTTCATTCCTCCACCCATCATCATCTTAGGTTTCCTCATCATCATAGGTGGATGACTCATCATTGGTGGATGACTCATCATCGGCGGATGACTCATCATTGGTGGATGACTCATCATTGGCTTGTGCATCATCATAGGTGGATGACTCATCATCGGTCTGCTCATCATCATCATTGGTGGAGGATGACTCATTTGCATCATGGGTTTATGCATCATCTTCATTGGGGCTGGATGGCTCATCTGCATCATGGGTCTATGCATCATCATTGGTTTTGGCTGATGCATCATAGGTTGTGGGCAGTACATACTGGTTCCTCTTCCAATTATAGCAGTAAACAGAAGAAAGCAGatctaataatgaaacaaaataacatcttaaattaaacttcttaacaactaattatttttaaattctacattattttaacaCATCCTCAACTGAGAATGGAtcgataaaaatcattaattaggaactttaaactatgccccattatatttttatgactaTGAGAAATAAAGTAGGAGACAGAATTAGTAGGGATGAGAAAACTATCTGGAGTTAAGTCAAATGTGTTTATTTAGATACCTCACTAAGCATCTGATTACAACCCAAACCTACTACACAGTTTGTTGTGGTTAAGCTTATGGTATcttatatattcattcattctaatattttgtacaataagTTAAAGACATTTtgtctcatatttttttttttgtaaaaaaagaaaatacttccATATAACTGGGTGGTTGAACGACATTCATCATTCAACTAgtccttattatgaatataatgaaAGTGTGTCGTTTATAGACTAAATATCATCTTTTCATATTGGTGCATGACAGTACATTTACCCTGTTAAAGAAGGCAACAGGAAAGCACATTATCCCTCATTTTTACCTTTTGGCAGACATGAGAAGCTTGTTATCCATGAGAATGGGTAACAATGAGTCTCATATTGTTTTCACAATTGACTTTTGTGTTtcgtctgattttttttatcacaatttgatTATGGGAACTTACTGAGAACATTTAATTTATccagatttagttaattttaaaggaaaaatatagaaaaagatttttgagaaacAAAGATAACAAAGATTTTAAACAGATAGCTAATGGCATATCCTATAAGAGAAATATTATagcttaaa comes from Lycorma delicatula isolate Av1 chromosome 3, ASM4794821v1, whole genome shotgun sequence and encodes:
- the LOC142321578 gene encoding uncharacterized protein LOC142321578, giving the protein MYCPQPMMHQPKPMMMHRPMMQMSHPAPMKMMHKPMMQMSHPPPMMMMSRPMMSHPPMMMHKPMMSHPPMMSHPPMMSHPPMMSHPPMMMRKPKMMMGGGMKMMGGGMMMGGHNCPPQMMGGGMKGGGQMMMKMMAMPAALLNMASNLLMMGGGGD